Genomic DNA from Mycobacterium stomatepiae:
GCTTCCCACATTCGATCCAGGCACTGGAGGACTGTGAATTCCTCTTGGTGTTCGACGACGGGAATTTCTCCGAGAACGAAACCTTCCTCGTCACAGACTGGTTCGCGCACACGCCCAAGCACATCCTGGCCAAGAACTTCGGGGTCCCGCGCTCAGCGTTCGACGACATCCCGACGGCCGGCGACATCGACCACACCCGCTATATCTTTCCCGGTGAGGTGCCGGGCGCGCTGGTCGACGACATCGCGGCCGTGCAGTCCCCGCATGGCACCGCCGAGCCGATGAGCTACCGCTTGCTGGCCCAGGATCCCATCGAAGTGCCCGGTGGCAGCATCCGTATCGCCGACAGCAATAACTTTCCGGCGGCCTCGACGATCGCCGCCGCGTGGGTCGAGCTCGCACCGGGCGCGGTGCGCGAAATGCATTGGCACCCAGACAACGACGAGTGGCAATACTGGGTGTCCGGACATGCCCGCATGACGGTGTTCGGCTCGAGCGGAAAAGCCAGAACGTTCGACTACTACGCGGGCGACGTCGCTTACGTCCCCAGCGCGATGGGTCATTACTTCGAGAACGTCGGCGACGAGTCGGTACAGATGCTCGAACTGTTCCGCAGCGACCACTTCGCCGACGTATCGGCCAACCAATGGCTCGCGCTTACGCCACCCGAAGTCGTCGGCGCCACCCTCAATCTCGACCGATCCACGATCGACGCGTTGCGGAAGGACAAGCCGCTCATCATGCCCGGCGG
This window encodes:
- a CDS encoding cupin domain-containing protein, whose amino-acid sequence is MTTTEPDNAAPTIRGEVGATVLGPDNVPIGAQNPGSPDTDAGSLPNLKWSFAASHNRLLNGGWARETTVRELPVATTLAGVNMRLKAGAYRELHWHREAEWAFMLAGSARIAAIDPQGRNFIDDIGRGDLWNFRAGFPHSIQALEDCEFLLVFDDGNFSENETFLVTDWFAHTPKHILAKNFGVPRSAFDDIPTAGDIDHTRYIFPGEVPGALVDDIAAVQSPHGTAEPMSYRLLAQDPIEVPGGSIRIADSNNFPAASTIAAAWVELAPGAVREMHWHPDNDEWQYWVSGHARMTVFGSSGKARTFDYYAGDVAYVPSAMGHYFENVGDESVQMLELFRSDHFADVSANQWLALTPPEVVGATLNLDRSTIDALRKDKPLIMPGGGDDGNF